The proteins below come from a single Paracoccus sp. SCSIO 75233 genomic window:
- a CDS encoding translocation/assembly module TamB domain-containing protein, translating to MLRKFSIRLAFLLLLPLAALAQDASEDDATVAEIAAEETDDKGFLTRFLQNRLSSAGRSVVIDGFEGALSSRATFARIVISDGEGAWLTLHDGAIQWNRSALLRGQVQIGEMSAALIEVPRGPITEEQEETRAEARSFSLPELPVGIYIDQIDAERVVIGSPILGEDAEITLSGSMTLAGGEGTADVEISRVDGKKGEFTFKGGFDNESRVLNIDLSLDEDPGGIFSRIADIDGQPAVNADIKGSGPLTDFAGDIRLATDGVDRITGTLRSQSAEGPDGAPGNRFDINIGGDIATLLPPDNREFFGDRTSLTATGWRGESGRLEVEALDLDTDALKIDGALSLNDQNAPQMLDLNIDFGEEAGAQTLPVKIPFTEPPVTVLSGDLSLGYNAAEGSGWSLQGWLTQIDRDQARIARLDLDGSGQVVLADGESLENIGGQIGFDAAGISLVSANLQQALGDRIGGSTGFDFTPGDVLRLSEMELAGDAYSLGGALTVDGLSSGITLSTDGLIARYDDLSNLSGLAGRNMSGRAEADISASYGVLTRAFDVEGNIVGTDITVDNDQLDNLLRGDSTIDVSAARTEQGTELRSLEINAQRISLTANGLVTGDSMDLTADFDMPTLSDLDPALEGALAANARISGPNGALQLQLDGQATGLQTGIEAVDNAFAGQSDLTATIAQQENGFMLNALRLSNEQLSLDGSGLVAGRDIDARFDLNVSDLAALGERFAGALVAQAQIDADADGRRVTLTGTADDITLGQNNLDGAFLGQTRFSVEAEQKDDLVNISDIRLNNDQMTATANATMSDSGVNARARLDMESIAALGDGWLGALGADAVFTQGPEGTRNFRVDAVGQDLALGQQSVDSALGGQTDVTLVGQQRPGGALEVTSLEVDNEHLNMNASGQLDEGAIDAQARFAIGDLRALGQGWSGTLNADATVTTDDDGTRQIRVDGSGQDIRLGQAQPDAPATGLTNIAIAAAQTGTGAIRIDRADISNDQMNIAAQGVVGQSQTDALAAIDVRDLASLGLGLQGGLDVDARFTDIEDGKRRLTVTGTGDDLALGQAQADAALSGTTTIDVSAVEQGGNFTIERAELANNQTEVSAQGVIGPDGTDASADLSMSDLSALGLGWSGAVEADATLTDAENGGRGFTLTGTGTDLSLGVGGALTGETRFTATGTQNGGLIELESAQIENPDLSADASGRFGQDQTDLTAQLRADDLSFLGRGLGGAVNADATVRDTARGRAITLDGTARNLRVGNAQGNAALAGETRLAVEAVQSGSRITFERLQVENPQIAAEGEGIIGGGVSRFDLQARSGNLGFLGPQFGGSVQASGQLRDQGGRREFDISGSGTNIATGVAQLDAALAGQTRFAASGAQDGSLIRLDSVSARNGQISATASGVYGPGETDIDAQLSAPDLGFVMPQLSGNVAANARITDQPGGRRITAAATANGLGIGNPQADALLQGPTRAELALQQSNGTILVERLNVQNGQIQVIADGNPAEALNLDARLADLAPLLPGITGSAQATGTISQQPGGTAMDLALTGPGGTRAQVSGVYAGAETDLRVSGVSNAAAANGFLRTRSVEGPVSFDLRMQGEPGLDAITGNLSMENGRLAEPRIGLTVDDLRLNAALARGLIDLNVNGNLNAGGALGVDGSVDLRSGAPVLDLNAQLMDAVIRDPNLYELTANGAVSISGVAADGPLVSGRINIVQAEFRIPSTGLGGTQAIPDNIVHIGDSWQAAATRAKAGLEPYGSLAAQDAELAGPAATPPANPARFDLTISAPNQVFVRGRGVDAEMGGELRVTGNARTPVPVGHLSLIRGRVDLLGKRFELSEGLIELQGSLVPVLRLVATHREDDITTRIVIDGELREPDITFESDPELPEEEVLSYLLFGQGLDQITPLQAAQLANAMAVLAGRGGIGVVGNIRDAAGLDDLDLTVDDDGSVAVRAGKYLTRNVYTDVELDDDGKTQINLNLDVTDSVTTRGSVASDGESTLGIYFERDY from the coding sequence ATGTTGCGGAAATTCTCGATCAGGCTGGCGTTTCTGCTGCTGCTGCCACTCGCTGCGCTGGCGCAGGATGCGTCGGAGGATGACGCGACAGTTGCCGAAATCGCGGCGGAGGAGACCGATGACAAGGGTTTCCTGACCCGCTTCTTGCAAAACCGTTTGTCGAGCGCCGGCAGGTCGGTTGTTATCGACGGGTTCGAGGGGGCTTTGTCATCGCGCGCCACCTTCGCGCGCATTGTCATTTCCGATGGCGAAGGCGCTTGGCTGACCCTGCATGACGGCGCGATACAGTGGAACCGCTCCGCCCTTTTGCGCGGTCAGGTCCAGATCGGCGAGATGAGCGCCGCGTTGATCGAGGTGCCGCGCGGACCCATCACCGAGGAGCAGGAGGAGACGCGGGCAGAGGCACGCAGCTTCTCCCTGCCCGAATTGCCGGTCGGCATCTATATCGACCAGATCGATGCCGAGCGCGTGGTGATCGGCAGCCCGATCCTGGGTGAGGACGCGGAAATCACGCTCAGCGGCTCCATGACGCTGGCGGGTGGCGAAGGCACCGCCGATGTTGAGATCAGCCGGGTTGACGGCAAGAAGGGCGAATTCACCTTCAAAGGCGGGTTCGACAATGAAAGCCGGGTGCTGAATATCGACCTGTCGCTGGATGAAGATCCGGGCGGTATATTCTCGCGCATCGCGGACATCGACGGCCAGCCAGCGGTCAACGCGGATATCAAGGGCAGCGGTCCGCTGACCGATTTTGCGGGTGATATCAGGCTGGCGACAGACGGGGTCGACCGGATCACGGGCACGTTGCGCAGCCAGTCCGCCGAGGGGCCGGACGGTGCGCCGGGCAATCGTTTCGATATCAATATCGGCGGCGACATCGCCACGCTGCTGCCGCCGGATAACCGTGAATTCTTCGGTGACCGGACCAGCCTGACGGCGACCGGCTGGCGCGGCGAAAGCGGGCGGCTTGAGGTCGAGGCGCTGGATCTCGATACCGATGCGCTCAAGATCGACGGGGCGCTGTCGCTGAACGATCAGAACGCGCCGCAGATGCTCGATCTGAATATCGATTTCGGGGAGGAGGCTGGGGCGCAGACCCTGCCGGTCAAGATACCGTTTACCGAACCGCCCGTGACGGTTTTGTCGGGCGATCTTTCGCTGGGCTATAATGCTGCCGAAGGGTCGGGCTGGAGCCTGCAGGGCTGGCTGACCCAGATCGACCGCGATCAGGCCCGGATTGCCCGGCTCGATCTGGATGGCTCGGGGCAGGTGGTGCTGGCCGATGGCGAGTCGCTGGAGAATATCGGCGGTCAGATCGGTTTCGATGCAGCGGGGATTTCGCTGGTCAGCGCCAATCTTCAGCAGGCGCTTGGCGACAGGATCGGTGGCAGCACGGGGTTTGACTTCACGCCGGGCGATGTGCTGCGGCTGAGCGAGATGGAACTCGCTGGCGATGCGTATTCGCTGGGCGGCGCGCTGACCGTTGACGGGCTGAGCAGCGGTATCACGCTTTCAACGGACGGCCTGATTGCGCGCTATGATGACCTGAGCAACCTGTCCGGGCTTGCGGGCCGAAACATGTCGGGCCGGGCGGAGGCGGATATTTCTGCCAGCTACGGCGTCCTGACCCGTGCATTCGATGTTGAGGGCAATATCGTCGGCACCGACATCACCGTCGACAACGATCAGCTCGACAATCTGCTGCGCGGCGATTCCACCATCGATGTGTCCGCCGCCCGGACGGAGCAGGGTACCGAGCTGCGTTCGTTGGAGATCAACGCCCAGCGGATCAGCCTGACGGCAAACGGTCTGGTCACGGGCGACAGCATGGACCTGACGGCAGATTTCGACATGCCGACGCTGTCTGATCTCGATCCGGCGTTGGAGGGTGCTTTGGCAGCGAATGCCCGGATTTCGGGTCCGAACGGGGCGCTGCAACTTCAGTTGGATGGGCAGGCAACCGGGCTGCAAACCGGGATCGAGGCGGTTGATAATGCCTTTGCGGGTCAGTCCGACCTGACCGCCACAATCGCGCAGCAGGAAAACGGCTTCATGCTGAACGCGCTTCGGCTGAGCAATGAGCAGCTTTCGCTGGATGGCAGCGGGCTTGTTGCCGGGCGCGACATCGATGCCCGGTTCGACCTGAACGTCAGCGATCTTGCTGCTTTGGGCGAACGCTTCGCCGGGGCGCTTGTCGCGCAGGCGCAGATTGACGCGGATGCCGACGGGCGGCGTGTGACACTGACCGGGACGGCGGATGACATCACGCTTGGTCAGAACAATCTGGACGGGGCGTTTCTGGGTCAGACCCGGTTTTCGGTCGAGGCGGAGCAGAAGGACGATCTGGTCAATATCTCCGACATCCGGCTGAACAACGACCAGATGACCGCGACGGCGAATGCCACCATGTCGGATTCCGGCGTCAATGCGCGCGCACGTCTGGATATGGAGTCGATTGCGGCTCTTGGTGACGGGTGGCTTGGGGCGCTCGGCGCGGATGCGGTCTTTACCCAGGGGCCGGAGGGGACGCGGAATTTCCGGGTCGATGCGGTCGGGCAGGATCTCGCATTGGGTCAGCAGAGCGTTGACAGCGCGCTTGGCGGGCAAACCGATGTGACGCTGGTCGGGCAGCAGCGACCCGGCGGCGCGCTGGAGGTCACCTCGCTGGAGGTGGATAATGAGCATCTGAACATGAACGCCTCCGGCCAGCTTGATGAGGGCGCGATAGATGCGCAGGCGCGCTTCGCGATTGGCGATCTGCGCGCGCTCGGTCAGGGATGGTCCGGGACGCTGAACGCCGATGCGACGGTAACCACGGATGATGACGGCACACGGCAGATCCGCGTCGACGGCTCGGGGCAGGATATTCGGCTGGGGCAGGCGCAGCCGGATGCGCCGGCGACGGGTCTGACCAATATCGCCATCGCGGCGGCGCAAACCGGGACCGGCGCAATCCGGATAGATCGCGCCGATATTTCCAACGATCAGATGAATATCGCCGCGCAGGGTGTCGTCGGCCAGTCGCAGACTGATGCACTGGCGGCGATTGACGTGCGCGACCTCGCCTCCCTCGGTCTCGGGCTTCAGGGCGGGCTGGATGTGGATGCGCGCTTCACCGATATTGAGGACGGAAAGCGCCGCCTGACGGTGACCGGCACCGGCGACGATCTGGCGCTTGGTCAGGCGCAGGCCGATGCCGCGCTGAGCGGAACGACGACGATAGATGTCTCCGCCGTTGAGCAGGGCGGCAATTTCACCATAGAGCGGGCAGAGCTGGCCAATAACCAGACCGAAGTCAGCGCCCAAGGGGTGATCGGTCCCGATGGCACCGATGCCAGCGCCGATCTGAGCATGAGCGATCTGTCCGCGCTCGGCCTCGGCTGGTCCGGCGCGGTCGAGGCTGATGCGACATTGACCGATGCCGAAAATGGCGGGCGCGGCTTTACGCTGACCGGCACCGGCACGGATCTGTCGCTGGGTGTCGGCGGTGCCCTGACGGGGGAGACGCGGTTCACGGCGACCGGCACCCAGAATGGCGGGCTGATCGAGCTGGAAAGCGCGCAGATCGAAAACCCCGATCTGTCGGCGGATGCCTCTGGCAGGTTCGGGCAGGACCAGACCGATCTGACGGCGCAGCTTCGCGCGGATGATCTGTCCTTCCTTGGACGTGGTCTTGGCGGTGCCGTGAATGCCGATGCAACCGTCCGCGATACGGCACGGGGGCGGGCAATCACGCTTGACGGGACGGCGCGCAATCTGAGGGTGGGCAACGCACAAGGCAATGCCGCCCTTGCCGGGGAAACCCGGCTTGCCGTCGAGGCAGTGCAAAGCGGCAGCCGCATCACCTTCGAGCGGCTTCAGGTCGAGAACCCGCAGATCGCCGCCGAGGGCGAGGGGATTATCGGCGGCGGTGTCAGCCGTTTTGACCTGCAGGCGCGGAGCGGCAATCTCGGCTTCCTTGGCCCGCAATTCGGCGGGTCGGTTCAGGCGTCAGGCCAGCTTCGGGATCAGGGCGGGCGGCGTGAATTCGACATCAGCGGCTCCGGCACCAATATCGCAACCGGCGTCGCGCAGCTTGATGCGGCGCTGGCCGGGCAAACGCGGTTCGCCGCCAGTGGCGCGCAGGACGGGTCGCTGATCCGGCTGGACAGCGTCAGCGCCCGCAACGGGCAGATTTCAGCGACGGCCAGCGGTGTTTACGGTCCGGGTGAAACCGATATTGATGCGCAGCTCAGCGCGCCCGATCTGGGCTTCGTCATGCCGCAACTCAGCGGTAATGTTGCGGCGAATGCCCGCATTACCGACCAGCCGGGGGGTCGTCGGATCACGGCGGCGGCAACGGCGAATGGTCTGGGCATCGGCAATCCGCAGGCAGATGCGCTTTTGCAAGGTCCGACCCGCGCAGAACTGGCCCTTCAGCAAAGCAATGGCACCATCCTTGTCGAGCGGCTGAACGTCCAGAACGGTCAGATTCAGGTGATCGCGGATGGCAACCCGGCGGAGGCGCTTAATCTGGATGCGCGGCTGGCCGACCTCGCCCCGCTTCTGCCGGGGATCACCGGGTCGGCGCAGGCAACCGGCACGATCAGCCAGCAACCGGGTGGTACGGCAATGGACCTCGCCCTGACCGGGCCGGGGGGCACACGGGCGCAGGTATCGGGTGTTTACGCCGGGGCGGAGACTGATCTGCGGGTGTCCGGCGTCAGCAATGCGGCGGCGGCGAACGGGTTCCTGCGGACGCGCAGTGTCGAGGGCCCGGTCAGCTTCGATCTGCGCATGCAGGGGGAGCCGGGGCTGGACGCGATCACCGGCAATCTGAGCATGGAGAATGGCCGCCTGGCGGAGCCGCGCATCGGGTTGACCGTGGACGATCTGCGGCTGAACGCGGCACTGGCGCGCGGGCTGATCGATCTCAACGTCAACGGTAATCTGAACGCGGGCGGTGCGCTTGGTGTGGATGGCTCGGTCGATTTGCGCTCCGGCGCGCCGGTGCTGGATCTGAATGCGCAGTTGATGGATGCCGTTATCCGCGATCCCAACCTGTATGAGCTGACGGCGAATGGCGCTGTCTCCATCAGCGGGGTGGCGGCGGATGGGCCGCTGGTCAGCGGGCGGATCAATATCGTCCAGGCGGAGTTCCGGATTCCCTCGACCGGGCTCGGGGGCACGCAGGCGATCCCGGACAACATTGTTCATATCGGCGATAGCTGGCAGGCGGCGGCCACGCGCGCGAAGGCGGGGCTGGAACCTTATGGCAGCCTTGCCGCGCAGGATGCTGAACTGGCCGGACCGGCAGCGACCCCGCCCGCGAACCCGGCGCGATTCGATCTGACGATCTCGGCGCCAAATCAGGTATTTGTGCGCGGGCGCGGCGTCGATGCGGAAATGGGTGGCGAGTTGCGGGTGACAGGTAACGCCCGCACCCCGGTGCCGGTCGGGCATCTTTCGTTGATCCGGGGCCGGGTCGATCTGCTTGGGAAGCGGTTCGAGCTCAGCGAAGGGCTGATCGAGTTGCAGGGCAGTCTTGTCCCCGTTCTGCGTCTTGTCGCGACGCATCGGGAAGACGACATCACCACCCGCATCGTCATTGACGGCGAATTGCGGGAGCCGGATATTACCTTCGAATCCGACCCCGAATTGCCGGAAGAAGAGGTGCTGTCCTATCTGCTGTTCGGGCAGGGTCTCGACCAGATCACCCCGCTTCAGGCCGCCCAGCTTGCCAATGCAATGGCGGTACTGGCCGGGCGCGGCGGCATTGGCGTGGTCGGAAATATTCGCGACGCTGCGGGTCTGGACGATCTTGACCTGACGGTCGATGACGACGGCAGTGTCGCGGTGCGGGCGGGGAAATACCTGACCCGGAACGTCTATACCGACGTTGAACTGGATGACGACGGCAAGACGCAGATCAACCTTAACCTAGACGTCACAGACTCCGTCACCACGCGCGGATCGGTCGCCAGCGACGGCGAAAGCACGCTTGGTATTTATTTCGAGCGCGATTACTGA